The segment TGGTTGGAGATCACCGGCAGCGGTGCCTCCTGCAACACCTGCGACACCGAGCCTCCGGCCAGCGTCAGGCCCCAGCCCACGATGGTGCCTACCACCCCCGGAGCGGAGAGGGCGGGCTCGGTGCCGTCGTCCGGCCAGATCCGCCGGACGAGGAACGGCCGATCGAGCTCCAGGAGGGCCAGGTCGCTGTCGAAGGTCTCCGACTGCCCATAGGCCGGGTAGATGCGTACGCGCACCACGTTGGCAACGGTGCCGCCGGCATTGTACAGCGTGCTTCCGACCCGCACGGTCACGTCCGCCGCGACCAGCTCGTCGACGCAGTGCGCCGCCGTCATCACCCAGGTGGACGCGATGAGCGAGCCGCCGCACAGACCGACGATCCCGCCCCCCAGGTCCATGCGCAGCGAGACCTGGAAGGGGTGGGTCGCGATGTCCGTGTCGGTCCCTCCGATGATGCGGGCCGCCTGAAGGGGGACGACGGGAGCCGGGCCGCTGAAGGTCGGCGTCCAGCCCAGGGTCATCTCGAGCGCCACGACGTGCGGGACCGACTCGTCGAGGCCGGTGAAGGCGTAGGTGCCGTCGGCGCCGGTCACGGTCGTCGCCTCGCCCGGGTCACGGATCCCGTCTGCATCCGCGTCGAGGAAGACGGTCCTCCCGGCCGACCCCGGCTCTCCGCCGTCGCGGACGCCGTCCCCGTCCAGGTCGTGCCACACCGTGCCCTGGAGCGTCGCGGCCCCGGAGCCCGGTGGGGAGTCCACCGTGACGGTGCCCGTGGCGGTGTCCGCGGCGCCCCGGGCGTCCTGCACGATGAGCCGCACCACGAACTGCCCCGGGGCTGCATACGTGTGGCGCGTGCGCTCGCCCGAACCGGTGGCGCCGTCCCCGAAGCTCCACGCCCACGTCGCGACCTGGCCGTCCGGATCGGTCGAGCCGCTCCCGTCCAGCTCCACATCGAGAGGCGCGTTCCCCCGGTCCGGCGACGCCGTGAAGCGGGCGCTCGGCGGCTGGTTCGCCGCGGGAGGCGGTGGCTGGGTCCCTCCGTCCCCGCCGCCGCATGCGGCCAGCGAGCCGGAGAGACACGCGCCCAGGAAGACGAGACGGGCGGACTGACGGGGCAGGCGCATGGTGGTAGAGTTGGGGTGGGCCTGCGGAGCAAGGTGCTCCGCACCCGACCGACCCGGCAAGCCACGCGCGCATCGGCCTCGACAGGAAACGCATGCACCGACGCCACCGACACCTCGGCCTCCGAGCCCCCATCGCGGCCGTGCTGCTGGTCGCCGCCTCCGGCTGTCAGACCCTGCGCGAGATCGCCGCCCTCGAACGGGTGGACTTCACCCTGGACGGCGTGGCCGACGCGCGCCTCGCGGGTGTGGCGCTGGACCGGATCCGCTCCAGCCGGGACGTAGGGGCCGGCGACCTGGCGCGGGTCGCGTCCGCGGTGGCCTCGGGAACCCTGCCGCTGGAGATGGACGTGGTCGTGGGCGCGCTGAACCCCGCGGACAATCCCACGCAGGCGCGCCTGGTCCGGATGGAGTGGACGCTGCTCCTGGAGGACCGGGAGACGGTCGGCGGCACGTTGGACGGTGTCACCGTGTTGCCTCCGGGCCAGCCCACCCGCATCCCGATCCACGTCGAGCTGGACCTGGTGGACTTCTTCCAGGGAAGCGCCCGCGACCTGCTGGAGCTGGCGCTGTCGCTCACGGGGCAGGGTGGCGCCCCCAAGAACGTCACCCTGCGCGCCACGCCCACGATCGAGACGGCCCTGGGTCCCATCCGCTATCCGTCGCCGATCACCATCGTGAGCGAAGACGTCGGGGGCGGCGCCCGCTGAGCCCGGTCCGCTGCCGTGGGTGGACGTCGGGCGGGTCGGCAGGCATCGTCCGGCGGTGGGGCAGATGGGGGAGCGAAGCGCGCGCGACCGAGCGCGCCGTGCTGCGGACTCCGGATGAAGGAACGCCTGCCTACGGGTTCAGCTGGTGGATCCGCACGTTGAGCGCGGAGGCCAGCGAGACCCAGACGAGGTAGGGGAGCAGGAGCAGCCCGGCCACGGTATCCAGCCGCCAGAACACGACGAGCGTGGCGCAGACGGCCAGCCAGAGCGCCAGCACCACGGGAATGGCCGCGCCCGGTCGGCGCAGCAGGAAGAACACCGGCGACCACGCGGCGTTGAGCGCCAGCTGGACCGCGAAGAGCACCCAGGGCAGGGCGCCCACCCCACTGCCGTTCACGTCGATGCTCCAGACGCGGTACAGCGCATAGCCCATCATCAGGTACAGCACCGTCCACACGGGTCCGAACACCCACGACGGGGGTGTGAACCAGGGCTTGCGCAGCCGGGGATACCAGTCGCGCACGCCCGCCGAGGTCACCCAGCCGCTCAGGATCCCGATGCCGAGCGGGACCAGCAACGCGACGGCGAGCCGGACGCCGTCGCTCACGTCACACCGTGGCGGAGAAGGCCGGGCGCTCGGTGGGGGACGCGTGCAGGTGGGCGTCGAAGGCCATGGCGATGTTCCGGACGTAGTAGCGGCCCACGGGAGTCACCGTGACGGCCTCGTCCTCGACGCACACCAGACCATCGTCGACCAGCGGCGCGAGGCGCGCGAACGCGTCGGGAAGCGCCTCGGCGGGCCCGATGCCGAATTCGTCCACCGTGAGGTCCGATGGGATCTCCAGATTGCACATGAGGTGCTCGATCACCCGCGCCCGCAGCCGATCGTCGCGCGTCATCTGCAGGCCACGCACGATCGGGAAGCCGCGGTCATCCAACGCGCGCTGATACCCCGCCAGACTGGCGTCGTTCTGCACATAGCGTCCGGCGAGCTGCCCGATGCCCGACACCCCGAACGCGATCAGGTCGTCCCCGCCTCCGGTGGTGTAGCCCATGAACGTGCGCCGGAGCGTCTTGTGCCGTGCGGCGCGCGCCAGCTCGTCGTCCGCGCGGGCGAAATGGTCCAGACCCACCCAGGTCCAGCCGGCCCCTTCGAGACGTTCCACGGCGTCGAGCAGCATCTCCAACCGCTCCGGCGCGCCCGGGAGCTCGTCGTCGTCGATGGCTCGCTGGTTGGGCCGGAGCGCCGGGACGTGGGCATAGGCGAACGTCGCGATCCGGTCCGGGCCCAGGGCCAGGATGCGGTCCAGCGTGCGGGCGAACGTCTGCCGCGTCTGGCGGGGGAGCCCGTAGACGAGGTCCAGGTTCACGCTGGTGAAGCCCGCGCGTCGGCACCCCTCGTACAGGCCGACCGTCTCTTCGTCCGATTGCAGCCGGCCGATCGCCGTCTGCACACCGGGGTCGAAGTCCTGCACCCCCAGGCTGACGCGGGTGAAGCCCAACGTGCGCAGGAAGGCGGGCAGACCCGGCCGCGCGATCCGCGGGTCGAGCTCGATCCCGATCTCGGCGTCCCCGAGCGCAAAGACGCTGCTCAACCGGGACAACAACCGGTCGGTCTGGGCGTCGTCCAGGAAGTTGGGCGTCCCGCCACCCCAGTGCAGCTGGGCCACGCGGCGTCCGGTCCCGACGATCTCCACCACCCGACCGATCTCCGCCTCGAGGTGGTCCAGGTAGGCGTCCACGATCTCGGTGCGGTGGGTGACCATCGCATTGCAGCCGCAATACCAGCAGCGCCGTCCACAGAAGGGGATGTGCACGTACACGGACAGGTCGCGGCTCGGGTGACGGGCCACCTCGTCGAGCGCGTCTTCGTAGTCCGCCCCGTCGAAGCCGGCGTCCCAATACGGGACGGTGGGATAGCTGGTGTAGCGCGGCCCGGCTCCGGCGTACCGCTCGCGGCGGACCTGGACCTCCGTCCGCCGGTGCGAGGCGGCGGGCGCGATCATACGCGCGCCTCTTCGGGCGCCGCGTCCGCCCCGTCCGTCACCAGGGACGCGGCCCGGGCGCGCGCCCGCTGACGGGAGAAGCCGCGCGGATCGAGGAACTCGTCGATCTGGGCGTCGTCTCCGGCGGCCACCCCGGCGCTTTCGCCGTCCGTGGGGCAGGAGCGCACGTTGCGGCGCGGCCGCTCGGCCGAGATCTGCACCAGTTGCTCCTGGGAGAGCACCTTGTCGGGATCGAACTTCCAGTCGATGTCCTTCTGCCCGTAGAAGTTGATCCGGCCCAGATCGTAGAAGCGCCGCTCCATGCTGCTCTTCAGGAACGCCTTCAGACACCCCAGCATGTAGCGGCGCTTGAACGGATCCTTGATCCAGGGATAGCTCAGGAACGACTTCCGCATGTAGAAGCGCCGATAGTTCTTCATGACGCCCTGCAACACCTCGCCCCGGGTCATCATCTCCGGCTTCATGATCGGGGTCACGAAGTTGTAGCGGGAGTAGTCGCGGACCTCGACCTTGTCTCCCAGCTCCTCGAAGAGGTCGGAGAACGGCCAGGGGGTGTACATGTTCCAGTTCACCATGTCGGCTCCCCAGTCGAGGGCGTACCGGTAGGTATCCTCGATGGTCTCCGGCGTCTCGTTCTCGAGGCCGATGATGAACTGGGCCTCCGCCACAATGCCTGCCTCGCGCAGCAGACGGATGGCCTTCTTGTTCTGCTGGATCGTCGTCTCCTTGCGGAAGCGCTCCAGGTTGAGCTGGGCCGAGGCCTCCGTGCCCAACGACACGTGGACGAGGCCGGCCTTGCGGTAGAACGGCAGCAGCTCCTCGTCGCGCAGGATGTCGGTGACGCGGGTGTTGATGCCCCAGTGGATGCCCAGGTCCCGGTCGATCAGCTCCTGGCAGAGCTCCACGAACTTCTTGCGGTGGATCGTGGGCTCCTCGTCCGCCAGGATGAAGAAGCCGACGTCGTGGTCGCGCACGAGCGTCTCGATCTCGTCCACGAAGCTCTTTGGGGAGCGGACGCGGTAGGTGCGCCAGAACTTCCACTGCGAGCAGAAGGAGCAGGTGAAGGGGCAGCCGCGGGCGAAGTTGGGGATCGCGACCCGTACGCCCAGGGGGATGTACGTGTACTTGTCCCACTCCAGGATGCCCCAGTCGGGCGTGAGGCTGTCCAGGTCCTGGATCGGAGGGTGGGCCGGCGTGGCCACCGCGCGCCCGTTCTCCAGGTAGGCGATCCCGCGGATGGAGGCACGGTCGCGCTCCAGGGTGCCGGCCGCGGCCGCGCGCACCAGCTCCACGAGCACCTCCTCGCCCTCCCCCCGGACGATGTAGTCCACCTGCGGCGCTTCCGTCAGGACCTGGCCGTACATGAAGGTGGCGTGTGTGCCGCCGAGCACGGTGATGGCCTCCGGGTGCACGCGTTTGGCGATCTCCAGTGTCTTCTGCGCCTGGTAGATGGAGGGCGTGATGCACGTGCACAGGATCATGTCGGGCCGATCCTCCGCCAGCAGCCGCTCCAGCGCCTCGTCGTCGATGTGGTTGGTCATCGCGTCGATGAAGCGGATGTCCGTGAACCCGGCGCGCTTCAACGCTCCGGCCAGATAGGCCACCCAGGCGGGCGGCCAGTTGCCCGCGATCTCGGCGCCGCCGGAATGGTAGTTCGGATGGATCAGCACCAGTCGCATGAGAGCTCTCCTACCGGACGTGGAGATCGGCCCGATCCTCGTCGAGCCAGACCAGGAATGCGCACTCCGTGTCGCCGCAAGCGACGCAGTGCGTTTCGCGCACGCGTAGCCGTGCGTCGATGAGCGAAGTCAGCAGCGTCTCGAACGCGCCTTCGTAGAAGCTTCCCAGGACGCGCTCGGTGTGGCAGCCGTGGCAGGTCGGGGCGCCCGAGAGCCGGAGGACGAGGGGCGGACCCCGCTCCACCCGGAACGCGGCGCTGCCCGCGAAGGTCCAGGCGTGCCGCGCGAATGCACGCAGCAACACCGGCAGAGCGATCCGGCGGGGCAGGGTCCGCAGCAGGAACCGGATGGGAGCCGGGATCCGGTGGGCACGCACGTAGTCGGCGGTTGCGACCCCCGCTTCCTTCAGGAGCCGGTCGGACTCGGAGGGGGAGTACGCCCGGCGGACCTCGGCCGTCAGCGCGCGGAACCACGCTTCCGGGATCATGCCCGGGGGAAGGGCCTCGGGCACGCCCGCGGCCCGCGCCAACGCGGCCGCCCGCAAGGGACCATCGGCGGCGGTCACCCGTTCCAGCAGCCGGATCACGGCGTTCGGACCGATGCGGGGCGTGGCCGTTGCCCCGGGAGACGACGCCTCCCGCACCTCGCGCTCCTTCTGCACGCCGGGCTTCCGTCCTGCCACGCCTGAGCGTCCTTCCCGGGACCCGCCTGCGACCCGGTCCGACTGTCCATCATACATTACGATCATATGTGTAATGCAAGACTTACAGACGGCCCGCCAGTCGGGAATTTCCCCTCACGGCGGTGGGGCGTTCACCCGCGCAGCAGCGGGCCCTTGAAGACGCGGAAGAGGAACCAGAAGGCGGGCAACAGCAGGATCGCCCCTCCGCCCAGGATGCCGAGGGCGATGCGCAGGACGATGGGATCGGCGGCCGCCTCCTCGACCGTGAGGCATCCCACGACGATCCAGGGGTGCAGGGCCAGCCCCCATCCGAGGAGGATCAGGGCGGACGAGGACGCGGCGAAGACCCGGGCCCACCGGAAGCGACGGACCCACAGGGAGCGGAGCCCGCCGAGGAGGGCGAGCACACCGGCCGCCACGCCCAGGAGTCCCTCGCGGCTCGACCAGAGGTGATCGGCGACCTCGCGGGCCTCGATCAGGGCGAGCAGGGCCGTTGCCGCCCCGGTGAGCAGGACGCCGGCGCCGGACGCCAGGGCGCGGCGCCGGAAGTCCTCCACGAGCTCGGGGTCGTCGGTGTCCAGCGTGAGGTAGGTGGCGGCCAGGAACGCGAACAGGGCCAGGGCGAACAGACCCACGGCGAAGGGGAACGGGTGCAGCCAGGGGCGGAAGAAGGCCCCCAGGTCGCGCGGCGGCGTGCCGCACTCGATCGAGCCCATGGAGATGGTGCCCACGATCACGCCGAGCGTGATCGGCGTGACGAGGCTGCTGACCGAGAAGACCAGCTGCCACCCCGGAGCGGCGCGCTCCTCCTCTTCGGTGGTCTTGCGGATCACGAATGCCGAGCCCCGCAACACGATGCCGATCAGCATGACGGTCAGCGGCACGTGCAGGTGCGTCAGCACGAGGGCGAACGCGGAGGGGAAGGCGGTGAAGAGCAGCACGACCGCCACGATCATCCAGATGTGGTTCGCCTCCCAGACCGGCGCGATCGCATGGGAGATCGTGCGGCGTTGTGCGTCGGCGCGGGGCCCGCGCGCGAGCAGGTCCCACACGCCGCCGCCGAAGTCCGCGCCGGCCAGGGGCACGTAGATCATCAGGCACACCAGGATCCCACCGGCGACGACCTCGGGGAGCGTCATGATCCCGACTCCACCTGCGCCCGGCGCTCCTCGGTGCGTGTGATCCGTCCCATCACCAGGACCAGGACGACCGACAGGAGCACGTAGAGCAGCGTGAAGGCCACGAACGGAACGACGAGCCCCGGCATCGGCGTCACCGCGTCGGCCGTCTTCATCACGCCGTAGATGACCCAGGGCTGCCGGCCCACCTCGGTGACCACCCAGCCCGCCTGGATCGCGAGGAATGCG is part of the Gemmatimonadota bacterium genome and harbors:
- a CDS encoding trypsin-like serine protease encodes the protein MRLPRQSARLVFLGACLSGSLAACGGGDGGTQPPPPAANQPPSARFTASPDRGNAPLDVELDGSGSTDPDGQVATWAWSFGDGATGSGERTRHTYAAPGQFVVRLIVQDARGAADTATGTVTVDSPPGSGAATLQGTVWHDLDGDGVRDGGEPGSAGRTVFLDADADGIRDPGEATTVTGADGTYAFTGLDESVPHVVALEMTLGWTPTFSGPAPVVPLQAARIIGGTDTDIATHPFQVSLRMDLGGGIVGLCGGSLIASTWVMTAAHCVDELVAADVTVRVGSTLYNAGGTVANVVRVRIYPAYGQSETFDSDLALLELDRPFLVRRIWPDDGTEPALSAPGVVGTIVGWGLTLAGGSVSQVLQEAPLPVISNQQCGQAFQGLTDGMICGAPTLGTGSCQGDSGGPFFVQEGVRQVAIGITSFGLRCAAQPGVYARVSSLYSYIASVVAPEPNPTVTVNFSGGTLLRSVDFGTFR
- a CDS encoding TspO/MBR family protein, which gives rise to MSDGVRLAVALLVPLGIGILSGWVTSAGVRDWYPRLRKPWFTPPSWVFGPVWTVLYLMMGYALYRVWSIDVNGSGVGALPWVLFAVQLALNAAWSPVFFLLRRPGAAIPVVLALWLAVCATLVVFWRLDTVAGLLLLPYLVWVSLASALNVRIHQLNP
- the hemN gene encoding oxygen-independent coproporphyrinogen III oxidase — protein: MIAPAASHRRTEVQVRRERYAGAGPRYTSYPTVPYWDAGFDGADYEDALDEVARHPSRDLSVYVHIPFCGRRCWYCGCNAMVTHRTEIVDAYLDHLEAEIGRVVEIVGTGRRVAQLHWGGGTPNFLDDAQTDRLLSRLSSVFALGDAEIGIELDPRIARPGLPAFLRTLGFTRVSLGVQDFDPGVQTAIGRLQSDEETVGLYEGCRRAGFTSVNLDLVYGLPRQTRQTFARTLDRILALGPDRIATFAYAHVPALRPNQRAIDDDELPGAPERLEMLLDAVERLEGAGWTWVGLDHFARADDELARAARHKTLRRTFMGYTTGGGDDLIAFGVSGIGQLAGRYVQNDASLAGYQRALDDRGFPIVRGLQMTRDDRLRARVIEHLMCNLEIPSDLTVDEFGIGPAEALPDAFARLAPLVDDGLVCVEDEAVTVTPVGRYYVRNIAMAFDAHLHASPTERPAFSATV
- the bchE gene encoding magnesium-protoporphyrin IX monomethyl ester anaerobic oxidative cyclase; protein product: MRLVLIHPNYHSGGAEIAGNWPPAWVAYLAGALKRAGFTDIRFIDAMTNHIDDEALERLLAEDRPDMILCTCITPSIYQAQKTLEIAKRVHPEAITVLGGTHATFMYGQVLTEAPQVDYIVRGEGEEVLVELVRAAAAGTLERDRASIRGIAYLENGRAVATPAHPPIQDLDSLTPDWGILEWDKYTYIPLGVRVAIPNFARGCPFTCSFCSQWKFWRTYRVRSPKSFVDEIETLVRDHDVGFFILADEEPTIHRKKFVELCQELIDRDLGIHWGINTRVTDILRDEELLPFYRKAGLVHVSLGTEASAQLNLERFRKETTIQQNKKAIRLLREAGIVAEAQFIIGLENETPETIEDTYRYALDWGADMVNWNMYTPWPFSDLFEELGDKVEVRDYSRYNFVTPIMKPEMMTRGEVLQGVMKNYRRFYMRKSFLSYPWIKDPFKRRYMLGCLKAFLKSSMERRFYDLGRINFYGQKDIDWKFDPDKVLSQEQLVQISAERPRRNVRSCPTDGESAGVAAGDDAQIDEFLDPRGFSRQRARARAASLVTDGADAAPEEARV
- the bchJ gene encoding bacteriochlorophyll 4-vinyl reductase codes for the protein MAGRKPGVQKEREVREASSPGATATPRIGPNAVIRLLERVTAADGPLRAAALARAAGVPEALPPGMIPEAWFRALTAEVRRAYSPSESDRLLKEAGVATADYVRAHRIPAPIRFLLRTLPRRIALPVLLRAFARHAWTFAGSAAFRVERGPPLVLRLSGAPTCHGCHTERVLGSFYEGAFETLLTSLIDARLRVRETHCVACGDTECAFLVWLDEDRADLHVR
- a CDS encoding cytochrome d ubiquinol oxidase subunit II, which translates into the protein MTLPEVVAGGILVCLMIYVPLAGADFGGGVWDLLARGPRADAQRRTISHAIAPVWEANHIWMIVAVVLLFTAFPSAFALVLTHLHVPLTVMLIGIVLRGSAFVIRKTTEEEERAAPGWQLVFSVSSLVTPITLGVIVGTISMGSIECGTPPRDLGAFFRPWLHPFPFAVGLFALALFAFLAATYLTLDTDDPELVEDFRRRALASGAGVLLTGAATALLALIEAREVADHLWSSREGLLGVAAGVLALLGGLRSLWVRRFRWARVFAASSSALILLGWGLALHPWIVVGCLTVEEAAADPIVLRIALGILGGGAILLLPAFWFLFRVFKGPLLRG